The Chitinophagales bacterium genomic sequence GCATTTGACACAGAAATGACAGTGTAATCTAAAATACCCCTAAAAGGGGTACAAATTTTGCTTTAGATACAAATATTGCCTATTTTAGTACACTTTTTAATTTTCTAAATAACAGAAAAAGGGAAATACTATGATGAAATTCAACTTTTTAAAAACATTCCTGGTTACAGCCATGGCTATGCCGCTATTGGCGGTAGCTCAGCCGAAAATGGGTGCATGGGGTGACCAGACCACACCGTCTAACAACAACTTCTACATTGACTATGTTGGTGGCCGTGTAACGATCAGCACTCCGTCTAATCTTGCGGGACCTGTTATTCACACTATATCAAATGATGGTAAGTCAAGTGGCCAGTGGGGCGGATCTATTGCAGGTTTGTCGAATCCGATCGTGGGTATAGATATCGTAAAAGCCGACCCATATGATGCGTGCGGAACGCTGGTAAATGCAAGTGCAATCTCCGGTAAGATAGCACTGATAAAAAGGGGAACCTGTGAATTTGGTGCCAAAGCTTTAAATGCAGAGAACGCCGGTGCTGTTGCTGTAATTATTGTTAACCACAGCCCTGGCCCACCGGTAGGTATGGGTGCAGGTGCACAAGGCGCTAACGTTACCATACCTGTTATCATGGTATCTGACGTTGAAGGAGCAGCTATTGAGACAGCTTTATCAAGCGGTGCAGTAAAAATGTCGTTGTCTGTATGGAGCAATGGTTATAACAATGACATAGGATTTGTTGATGCGGGTCTTGGTCTGCAACACGCTTATTCTATACCATTGGCACAGATCACTGGTGCATCATCGGTACCTTACAAAGCTTTCTACGGAGCTGTTATAGGTAACTTCGGTACTACTACTGCTAATAACGTTAAAATGTATGCTACACTTAAATGGACACCTACAGGTGGTTCTACTTCTGTAGTAAGGGTAGACTCTACAAGCTTTACAGGTTTCGCTCCCGGTGATTCTATCGTTACTCCATTCATCGATAAAGATTATGACCTGGCTCCGACAGGAACAGGCCGTTATGATGTTGAGTATGAGCTGACGTCTGATGTATTCACAGACCAGTTTATGGGTGATAACAAAGCAAGCTATTCTTTCTATGTTGATAACCACGTTTATTCTAAAGGCCGTTATGATTTCAATAATGATGTTCCTTTCTCTGGACGTGGTTACAGGTTAAGTTCTAATGCTGAGTTCACCTGGGGACCATTCCTATATATGGAAAAAGCTGGTTACCAGTTTGAGAATGCTATGATATCTCTGTCTAAAGAGAATGCGCAAACTGACAATAGCATGGCTTCTATTGGTAAAGTGCAGATACTGGTATGGAAATGGACTGATGCTAATGGTGACAGTGTTATCGTAGCTGATGAGTGTTCTATCGTAGGTCTAGGTGAAAAAACTTTCGTAGCTGCAGATACTTCAGGACAGGTACATAAAGTAGTTATTAAGGATGCTTTTGAACCTTCAAAAGTGATTACTACAGAAGCAAACACCTGGTACTGGATCAGCGCAGCAATGCCGACCAATGCATTCCTGGCAGTTGATGGTGAGAGCAACTACTTTGTAAGATCATGGGGAAGGAAACACGCTACCAACAGCACACGTGAGCCATATGCTCCGTTGTTCCCTAACAACTTCGGTTCTTTCACAGGTTCTACTACACCTGATGGTGTTCCGGCTCACTATCCTTTTGAGTCATACTACTTCCTGGAAGATTCTATCAGGTTCTCTCAACAAAAGAATGGCCTGGTACCTTCTATCCCTGTAAGTATGTCGCTGTTCAAAGTTGGTGTTGAGAATACACAGTCAGCGGCGTTTGATGTGAGTTTGTACCCTAACCCTGCAACTGAAGTACTGAACGTAGCTGTTACACTGGATAAGCCAGCCAACGATGTTACTTATTCTGTACTGAATGTAATAGGTGCCAAGATCAAAGAAGTAACACACAACAACGTGTCAAACGATAAGTACACTATTAATACTTCAGAGTTGGCTGCAGGTTCTTACTACCTTATCATAAGTGTAGACGGACAGCAGACATTACGCAAGTTCTCTGTTATTAAATAGTTGAATTGAAATAGTATTAAAAGGGGCTGATCATTCAGCCCCTTTTTTGTTGTACACTATTTT encodes the following:
- a CDS encoding T9SS type A sorting domain-containing protein — protein: MMKFNFLKTFLVTAMAMPLLAVAQPKMGAWGDQTTPSNNNFYIDYVGGRVTISTPSNLAGPVIHTISNDGKSSGQWGGSIAGLSNPIVGIDIVKADPYDACGTLVNASAISGKIALIKRGTCEFGAKALNAENAGAVAVIIVNHSPGPPVGMGAGAQGANVTIPVIMVSDVEGAAIETALSSGAVKMSLSVWSNGYNNDIGFVDAGLGLQHAYSIPLAQITGASSVPYKAFYGAVIGNFGTTTANNVKMYATLKWTPTGGSTSVVRVDSTSFTGFAPGDSIVTPFIDKDYDLAPTGTGRYDVEYELTSDVFTDQFMGDNKASYSFYVDNHVYSKGRYDFNNDVPFSGRGYRLSSNAEFTWGPFLYMEKAGYQFENAMISLSKENAQTDNSMASIGKVQILVWKWTDANGDSVIVADECSIVGLGEKTFVAADTSGQVHKVVIKDAFEPSKVITTEANTWYWISAAMPTNAFLAVDGESNYFVRSWGRKHATNSTREPYAPLFPNNFGSFTGSTTPDGVPAHYPFESYYFLEDSIRFSQQKNGLVPSIPVSMSLFKVGVENTQSAAFDVSLYPNPATEVLNVAVTLDKPANDVTYSVLNVIGAKIKEVTHNNVSNDKYTINTSELAAGSYYLIISVDGQQTLRKFSVIK